The Aedes aegypti strain LVP_AGWG chromosome 3, AaegL5.0 Primary Assembly, whole genome shotgun sequence genome contains a region encoding:
- the LOC5565341 gene encoding uncharacterized protein LOC5565341, with amino-acid sequence MAPGAMDVTELCRLCLKNASSTQTARIDLHQDQDVADLVLDVYGFCIKDSHRGSSYVCLPCYRNVANLKTHLDRHKTKRALAGMNQTILEAQDDAFQEESDDEGIYIDSRPGYRRPISSPVDMLLKLKDCMQSKRFREALSERYELGHLLVSGPIYQKATGTFEDTWHPIQVYCHKCRCKFDSRSSFEEHTISCKFKCIFCSRQYTHEETLNLHSCPKRDKYKKSKKRKAKQYRLNNSIKICKAATPPPVKEPETSKSVETEVQEKEQPKPAISTQETMPSSVVAPRIEGEANLDAELTNLLERWYGQGEDIEELSHLSVGAIDAPIDNGVFTNSELYSRIIDTSYQNTVTATKPAISVRPMSQLIETPVEQNLPSSVPDLIPVSDTSIPMDVIEIDDDDDMHTSSPMAPSTSIPLPGKPEQTLSEKDILNIVKHFRGIDENESYLVKAKINGAQKLICISKRKNETGIQSSIVAPAGQNSNSALQTGSRNVPQNQIVISPTTKQLSAVQNANTIVNSAPAKPSLSVKNVSAINGAPIPSLTAMATGPQLKIAHVQSLVSDPGTSQQTTPRLLNGTPQQTKTVAIKPNLAVRKMPTATFTVKTAQKPKTNMANKQAPQRIIVGSNSLKFVSNSGSAPTRYVPIAPKTSGPSPPRAVIVQRKEVQTIVSTVTRMNVGGNVESTTTSSSTSRTTDINNSMLKSQLLQQPPKVYPTEGSRNIASKSTTLGGALAGLAGPNRQFKLNNTTIKRMN; translated from the exons ATGGCTCCTGGCGCTATGGATGTGACAGAGTTGTGTAGGCTTTGCCTGAAGAATGCCTCCAGCACTCAAACGGCCCGGATCGACCTGCACCAGGATCAGGACGTGGCGGACCTGGTCCTGGATGTTTACGGCTTTTGC ATAAAGGATTCCCACCGGGGCTCTAGTTACGTTTGCTTACCGTGCTACCGGAATGTGGCCAACTTGAAAACGCACCTGGATCGACACAAAACAAAGCGGGCACTGGCGGGTATGAATCAAACCATTCTGGAAGCGCAGGATGATGCTTTCCAAGAGGAGTCCGATG ACGAGGGCATCTACATCGATTCGAGGCCTGGTTATCGACGGCCAATCTCCTCCCCAGTGGACATGCTACTCAAACTGAAAGACTGCATGCAAAGTAAACGTTTCCGAGAAGCGTTGAGCGAAAGGTACGAGCTGGGTCACCTTTTAGTGTCCGGACCTATCTATCAGAAGGCAACCGGTACCTTCGAGGATACATGGCATCCCATTCAAGTGTACTGTCATAAATGTCGATGTAAATTTGACAGCAGATCGTCATTCGAAGAGCACACCATCTCATGTAAGTTTAAGTGCATATTTTGCTCTCGGCAGTATACGCACGAGGAGACTTTAAATTTGCATTCGTGTCCTAAAAGGGATAAGTATAAAAAGTCCAAGAAACGTAAAGCGAAACAGTACCGTTTAAATAACTCAATCAAGATCTGCAAAGCTGCAACACCGCCTCCCGTAAAAGAGCCGGAAACTTCCAAATCGGTCGAAACTGAGGTGCAGGAAAAGGAACAACCGAAGCCTGCGATTTCGACTCAAGAGACTATGCCTTCTTCAGTAGTAGCCCCGCGCATTGAAGGAGAAGCAAACCTCGATGCAGAATTGACGAATCTTTTGGAGAGATGGTACGGACAAGGAGAGGATATTGAAGAACTGAGCCATCTCAGTGTTGGAGCAATTGATGCACCTATCGATAATGGCGTTTTTACTAATTCTGAGCTGTACAGTCGTATAATTGATACTAGTTATCAGAATACTGTAACTGCTACAAAGCCGGCTATTTCAGTCCGACCTATGAGCCAGCTGATAGAAACTCCTGTGGAACAGAATCTGCCTTCTAGTGTACCGGATTTGATCCCCGTCTCTGATACTAGCATCCCAATGGACGTGATTGAAatcgatgacgacgacgacatgCACACCTCATCACCTATGGCGCCATCTACTAGTATCCCGCTGCCTGGAAAACCGGAGCAAACTCTTAGCGAAAAAGATATTCTGAACATTGTAAAGCACTTTCGCGGTATCGACGAAAATGAGTCATATCTTGTGAAAGCCAAGATCAACGGCGCTCAAAAACTAATTTGCATCAGCAAAAGGAAAAACGAGACCGGCATTCAAAGCTCCATTGTAGCACCAGCTGGTCAAAATAGTAATTCAGCGCTTCAAACAGGAAGCAGAAATGTTCCACAGAATCAAATTGTGATATCACCTACTACGAAACAATTATCAGCCGTACAGAATGCCAATACAATAGTGAATTCAGCTCCCGCAAAACCTTCGTTATCGGTGAAAAATGTATCCGCCATCAACGGGGCTCCAATTCCATCATTGACAGCCATGGCTACAGGTCCGCAACTTAAAATTGCTCACGTACAATCTTTAGTATCGGACCCTGGCACATCGCAGCAAACGACACCCAGACTTTTGAATGGAACGCCTCAGCAAACTAAAACGGTTGCTATCAAACCCAACTTGGCTGTTCGAAAGATGCCAACCGCCACATTTACCGTTAAAACCGCCCAAAAACCAAAAACTAACATGGCTAACAAGCAGGCTCCACAGAGGATCATTGTTGGTAGCAACTCTTTGAAATTTGTCAGCAATAGTGGCAGTGCCCCTACTCGATACGTACCAATCGCCCCTAAGACGAGTGGGCCAAGTCCACCGCGGGCCGTAATAGTGCAGAGGAAAGAAGTGCAAACCATTGTATCGACGGTAACGCGAATGAATGTTGGAGGAAATGTTGAATCCACCACGACCAGTAGCAGCACCAGCAGAACTACCGATATTAACAATTCAATGTTGAAGTCGCAACTGCTTCAGCAACCGCCGAAAGTTTATCCTACTGAAGGGAGTCGAAATATCGCTTCTAAATCGACTACTTTAGGTGGAGCGTTAGCTGGCCTCGCGGGCCCCAACAGGCAGTTCAAGCTGAATAATACGACCATCAAGCGAATGAATTAA
- the LOC5565337 gene encoding DNA-directed RNA polymerases I, II, and III subunit RPABC5, with protein MIIPVRCFTCGKVIGNKWEAYLGLLQAEYTEGDALDALGLKRYCCRRMLLGHVDLIEKLLNYAPLEK; from the exons ATGATCATACCGGTGCGGTGCTTCACATGCGGCAAGGTAATCGGCAACAAATGGGAAGCCTATTTGGGACTTCTACAGGCCGAATACACGGAAGG TGACGCTTTGGATGCACTCGGATTGAAGCGGTACTGTTGTCGTCGTATGCTGTTGGGTCATGTCGATCtgattgaaaaattattgaattacGCTCCGTTGGAGAAATAG